A part of Candidatus Deferrimicrobium borealis genomic DNA contains:
- the lon gene encoding endopeptidase La, whose amino-acid sequence MTDETRKNTGEGTEVPAERTDTGSRPTAEEMEPGVETAKGESPSPEEEKEGGPEIPEVLPLLPVRDIVIFPYMTLPLFVGREGSVAAVDEALARDRYIFLATQRDPSVEDPKEGDLYRTGTVAMIMRMLKLPDGRLKILIQGVVKAKIVGFIEAKPAVRVRIHRIVESPLKEGSLEVEALMRASREKIEKILSLKNMPVEILMVTENINNPGVLADLVASNLRLKIEEAQSVLEEEEPVARLNLVSNLLSRELQLAEMQAKIQNQAKEEMSKSQREYFLREQMKAIKQELGDMDGKSEESDDLKGKVEAAGMPEEVKKEAEKQLRRLEGMHPDSAESSVVRTYLDWMVELPWKKETKDNIHISKAKEILDEDHHDLEKVKERILEYLSVRKLKDKMKGPILCFVGPPGVGKTSLGKSIARAMGRKFIRMSLGGIRDEAEIRGHRRTYVGALPGRVIQGMKQAGTRNPVFMLDEIDKVGADFRGDPSAALLEVLDPEQNFAFSDNYLNVPFDLSKVLFIATANIIDPVPPALKDRMEIIHLSGYTDVDKLAIAKKYLLPRQFEENGIRRGKITMRDKAILAIIHEYTREAGLRNLEREIGQVCRKLARKIAEGEKGPFAVTPKNLAKYLGAPRNLPETEGEVDEVGVATGLAWTPTGGDILFVEVSLVDGKGGVMITGSLGDVMKESAQAAITYARSRAAKLGLPRNFHAKYDIHIHVPSGGIPKDGPSAGITIATALVSSLTGIPVRRDVAMTGEVTLRGRVLPIGGLKEKALAALRAGINHVIAPTRNGKDLEEIPRHEARQVRFTLVKTMDEVLSLALTRDPFRWEKRKEKPRRGKSAPVKVSGKPNRRIS is encoded by the coding sequence ATGACCGACGAAACGAGGAAGAATACGGGGGAGGGGACGGAAGTCCCCGCGGAACGGACCGACACGGGGAGCCGCCCGACCGCCGAGGAAATGGAGCCGGGGGTGGAAACCGCGAAGGGGGAGAGCCCTTCCCCGGAGGAGGAGAAGGAGGGCGGGCCGGAGATCCCCGAAGTGCTTCCTCTGCTGCCGGTGCGCGACATCGTCATCTTCCCGTACATGACCTTGCCGCTGTTCGTGGGGAGGGAAGGTTCCGTCGCCGCTGTGGACGAGGCGCTGGCGCGGGACCGGTACATTTTCCTCGCCACGCAGAGGGACCCGTCCGTGGAAGATCCGAAGGAGGGGGACCTCTACCGCACGGGCACGGTGGCGATGATCATGCGGATGCTGAAGCTCCCCGACGGCCGGCTGAAGATCCTCATCCAGGGCGTCGTGAAGGCGAAGATCGTCGGGTTCATCGAGGCGAAACCCGCGGTGCGCGTCAGGATCCACCGGATCGTCGAGTCCCCGCTGAAGGAGGGGTCCCTCGAGGTGGAGGCGCTGATGCGGGCTTCCCGGGAGAAGATCGAGAAGATCCTGTCGCTCAAGAACATGCCGGTCGAGATTCTCATGGTCACCGAGAACATCAACAATCCCGGAGTGCTCGCCGACCTCGTGGCGTCGAACCTTCGCCTGAAGATCGAGGAGGCGCAATCGGTGCTCGAGGAGGAAGAACCCGTCGCGCGGCTGAACCTGGTCAGCAACCTCCTCTCCCGCGAACTGCAGCTGGCGGAGATGCAGGCGAAGATCCAGAACCAGGCGAAGGAGGAGATGTCCAAGAGCCAGCGGGAATATTTCCTGCGGGAGCAGATGAAGGCGATCAAGCAGGAGCTGGGCGACATGGACGGGAAGTCCGAGGAGTCCGACGACCTGAAGGGGAAGGTCGAGGCCGCCGGGATGCCCGAGGAGGTGAAAAAGGAGGCGGAGAAGCAGCTCCGCCGCCTGGAGGGGATGCATCCCGACTCGGCCGAGTCGTCCGTGGTGCGCACCTACCTCGACTGGATGGTGGAGCTCCCCTGGAAGAAGGAGACGAAGGACAACATCCACATCAGCAAGGCGAAGGAGATCCTCGACGAGGACCACCATGACCTCGAGAAGGTCAAGGAGCGGATCCTCGAATACCTGTCCGTGCGCAAGCTGAAGGACAAGATGAAGGGGCCGATCCTCTGCTTCGTCGGTCCCCCGGGCGTGGGGAAAACGTCCCTCGGGAAGTCGATCGCCCGCGCGATGGGGCGGAAGTTCATCCGCATGTCCCTCGGCGGCATCCGGGACGAGGCCGAGATCCGCGGACACCGCCGGACGTACGTGGGGGCGCTTCCGGGGCGCGTCATCCAGGGGATGAAGCAGGCGGGGACGCGGAACCCGGTCTTCATGCTGGACGAGATCGACAAGGTGGGGGCCGATTTCCGGGGCGATCCGTCCGCGGCGCTGCTCGAGGTGCTGGACCCCGAGCAGAACTTCGCGTTCAGCGACAACTACCTGAACGTCCCCTTCGATCTTTCGAAGGTCCTCTTCATCGCCACGGCGAACATCATCGATCCCGTCCCGCCGGCCCTCAAGGACCGGATGGAGATCATCCACCTGTCGGGGTACACGGACGTCGACAAGCTGGCGATCGCGAAGAAATACCTGTTGCCGCGCCAGTTCGAGGAGAACGGGATCCGGCGTGGGAAGATCACGATGAGGGACAAGGCGATCCTCGCCATCATCCACGAATACACCCGGGAGGCGGGGCTGCGAAACCTCGAGCGGGAGATCGGCCAGGTGTGCCGGAAGCTGGCCCGGAAGATCGCCGAGGGAGAGAAGGGGCCCTTCGCCGTCACGCCGAAGAACCTCGCTAAATACCTCGGGGCTCCGCGGAACCTTCCGGAAACGGAGGGGGAGGTCGACGAGGTCGGAGTCGCTACGGGGCTCGCCTGGACGCCGACGGGGGGAGACATCCTCTTCGTCGAGGTGTCCCTCGTCGACGGGAAGGGAGGCGTGATGATCACCGGCTCCCTCGGCGACGTGATGAAGGAGAGCGCCCAGGCGGCGATCACCTACGCCCGTTCGCGCGCGGCCAAACTCGGGCTGCCGCGGAATTTCCACGCCAAGTACGACATCCACATCCACGTTCCGTCGGGGGGGATTCCGAAGGACGGTCCCTCCGCCGGGATCACGATCGCGACGGCCCTCGTCTCCTCCCTCACCGGGATCCCCGTCCGCAGGGACGTGGCGATGACCGGCGAGGTCACCCTCCGCGGACGCGTCCTTCCGATCGGCGGCCTGAAGGAGAAGGCGCTGGCGGCGCTTCGCGCCGGGATCAACCACGTGATCGCCCCGACGCGGAACGGGAAGGATCTCGAGGAGATCCCCAGGCACGAGGCCCGGCAGGTTCGATTCACGCTGGTGAAGACGATGGACGAGGTCCTCTCCCTCGCCCTGACGAGGGACCCGTTCCGGTGGGAAAAGAGGAAGGAGAAGCCCCGCCGGGGAAAGAGCGCGCCGGTGAAGGTTTCGGGGAAGCCGAACCGGCGTATCTCCTGA